CCAATTCTGTATTATCTATGGTAGTTATAGGTGTTAGCGACGATAATGCAGGCGATGAACTTACTGAAGGATCAGTTGGTGATGAGGGTAATAAATTTGGTGGTACTTCGTCTACTGACTCCATTAACGGCACATTGCCTATCTTACTGCTAATTTCAGCTTCCgatataatgtttttttgctCGTAAATCGTTTTCAATGTCGTTGCCTCAACTTCTGTACCAACAGTAGTCATGTCACTTGAATTTGATTTACACTGTACTTCAATAATTGGGTGTGCGGCCGCTACAAATGTGGTTGATGTACTCTCGTCGGCTTCCAGTGaatcaaaattcaatttcaatgcCGTTGTCTCAACATCTGTACCAGCAGTTGTCACGTCAGTTAAATTTGGTTCACACAGTGCTTCGATAATATGGTTGGTGGGTGCTACTAATGTGAGTGTTGTACTCTCGTTGGCTTCCAGTTTCTCAGTTTCCTGCATTAAAGCTAATGGTTGTTGCACTTCACATATTGGCATTTCACTTTCCGTTGCACCAATTTTTATTAGGAATGGTGAACACTCGGTAGTAGTTATTAATGAGTTTACGTCAACTGACAAGTTTGAAGTCTTATAAGTCGCTGTAACAACCGAATCATCTATAACTGTCGATAGACTTTCCTTTGGTATGGAAATTCCATTAGTCTCAGTTACACATAAAACTAAATGCGTTTGTTGCTCAGATGCGGGCGTTAAATCTGTAGACTGAGGTGTTATTGCTGCCATAAATGAGTCGTCTAATTTTTGCGCAGATTCATCAGCTCCATTTAGAGTTATAATTTCGACTTCACTATCAGACGAGCTGAGAAGTGTAACAGTTTCCGCTGCAGCGTGACAAACAttgttatgtataatatttgcacTTGCGATATCATTTTCGTTAGTTGAACTTTCCGCCTCACTGTCACCATCCGTAGTTGTTTCAGATTCGGATGTTATACAAATACAATCGTCATTTTCAGTTTGATTTTCTGAACCACCTTTTGTTTCTAAATCACCTTTTATTTCTGATATTTTATCACCGTTTGAACTATCCGAGTCTAATTCCCATATAACTGCATCCGAACTATCACTAGATAATCGCTCCTccgtatattttcttttcactttCATGTTTTTTATACTTGTGTTACCTTTATTTTCACTATTACTCGATGTGGCAGATGATAGACTTATCTGCAGCATTTCACTGCCATCGGAATCACTTTCATTTAAGTTCAATGACGATACAGCACTACAAATAGATACATTCTCTTTTCGGGTTTCACTTACTTCGGCGTCACTAATACGCAATTCCTCTTTTAAGGCGTCAATTTCGGTGGTTTCGTGACCTGCCATTAAAGCGTTATAATATAACAGTTGCTGTATTTGATGTTGCCGATAATTATTGGCCATTAGGGCAGCATCAAATTCTATTGCAGCATTTATATCTGGTTCATAGTAGGTTTCCTCTGTAGCATATTCATTTGTGTTCATTTCAGATTGCAGAATCTTACGCTTTTTGGATTTAGATTTCTTCCGTAATTTACTTTTCTTAGTTCGGCCGCTGCTGCGGCTTGTAGTAGAGCTACTTTCGCTACTACTCTCACTGCTGCTACTACTGCTACTACTTACACGTCtgtttttcttagttttatgtttcctctttttaagctttttgtgcttcttatttctaatttttctttCATGTTGTTTTCGTTTCCTCACAACCTTGGAATTACCTTCATCTGAGGAGCTACTCAATACAAGTTCCCAACTGCCAGATCGACTTCTAGATTTCATTCTATTAATTATTTCACGCCTCTCATCGAGTTCTTTCAGCTTTCTTCTGCAATTCTCCTGAGTTCGGTCATTTTTACGTTTGTTATGTGACAACACTGAATTCAGCGTACGTCCAAGGAATCGCTTGTTTGCCTTTGCTATCGGATTTATCTTGCGCTCCTGCACAGCGGGCTCTTTAACCTCACCCATTTCGCGCACTATTTCAGCTATTGCTAACCTGTATATatcgaaaattttacatgtatttacttgcaaattatGTTCACGCTATTACCTTGTAAGTTCCGTATCATCCATGACAAATTCTTTATTTCTAAACCTGCTCTACTAAATAGTCCAAAAGTaaaagtttctataattttgTAAGTAGGAATAATAACAAAACCAGCTGGAACTCCATACGTAGCCAGACTTTACAAATAATcgaatttgtaaataaacactTGTTGTCGAATTGAGTACTGCAATTGGGTAACTTCAACGTACACAAAATTCAACCtttaatatataccatatatactaaattttttatatattcattatatataatttttaaatttacgaCTAAAAttgggcatggattattatatatattaatatcttataaagtataaataaaatatttgctttataaacttttaattatgatttgttttaatttagtaATAAAGCAACCAATTTAGATTATTTTTGGATATATGAATGATTGTTGTTATTAAACATAAGGCTGCAGTCACACGATCAAGAACTTGCTTTCAAGGTGTTCACATTGATTTAAATTTACACATACGACTACGCTGCAAGCGACTTGACAATCAATAATAGTTTAAAGATGCCGTTGTCATGGAAaccaattttttgaaatttttgcacaaaattagtaatataataGATTGATATACTCATATTTTGACATCAATTCATGGAtataaccagagaatgttaataaatagagaaggcgtaAATTTTAAGAAGTACTAAATTGAGCTTTttacaagagggaacatcgaaaaatacaacttcgactcgtttgaaatacaccacgcaatgatcgaagcggggaaaaggctataaatagacacaacgaatgtttttaaatgaattatgctcatgctgatttacatttgcatattaccaaaaatcataatttttgtaatataaaataatccttcaaattatataagaggattattggttaaagccgcagaattaacaacaaaataagtaattaatagataaattcttcaacacatttttgtgtgttgcatgaaaaatatgtaataggcaaaggataacaataaaatagtggctaagcggccgcgatTCCACTTTTGCAGTGGCTCaagtcgtaagcgtgaaggagttaagccatTCCGAATACAAACGCTTAAGTTCGAATCCTGTAAAtcataaatctttatttttgattttgatttattatttgagattttagctaatttcaattcaattactttaatagcataatttatttgcgcattttcgatgttcccttttaatagtttacatttttgcacaactaacatttgcgccttctctatccattaacattctctggtgtcGACGTCGGATAGGAAAATTTTAAGAAGtgaaatttaactatttaaggCGACACCTGCTGCTGGACTATAATCCAATTAGGTTCCACTTTcacgcaattttataaattaaaagagcaaaaatacaaattgaacgattttCGTGCGTGTCTTATAGGAAGTTCTACATGTTGGCTCCATTGTTGAGCGTTTGTAGCAAACTTTGCTGACTTAGTTCCAATTTTGAATTCAATTCTATCTAATTTTCGAATATGTTCGAGTTGGCATCTCTGGTACTTTTCAATCTACTTTGTGGACTGTAGAATACGGAAAAAATCATTCGAAGCGTGGTTGAAAATTTGTCGACTCGTACTCGTTCTTGCGGATTTTTTCACGGCGAATAATCTAATGCAATAGTGCTAAAAATTCGTTTTGTTCGTATTAAAAGTGAAGCGAAATAATGGctatatattgttttataaagaaaaagtgtGTAAAATAAGTGCGAAGTGAGAAAGCCGAAAATTTCTCGAACACCTTCGAGATATCTGATTGTGAGTGGCAATCGCTATCGAGAAGAACGAGAAGAGGGAAAAAAGTTGGAAAAGGGCGCTCCGCTGGCAATTTACAGTAATAAAAAGCAACTTCACCTCGATTCAGATAAACTCAACACTCCCGCTCACTTCACGTTCCACTCGGCGTTCCAATAACTAcgaacatatacacacacacagacatttTGCTAGCAATACGTTCATTATAGGCGGTGCGTATTTACGGGCGCGAATTCAGTGGCAAcgagtgaaatattttttttttcctaaattaTCGCTGTCAGCGCTGAATTAAGTAAagttaagaaaaaacaataaataatttgtatgcaattaAAAAGACAAAGTTTCCGAGTAATATTAACtcttcaatatttataattgtattgcGGATGAAAATCTACAAAAGAAAACTGTGAGTGTcgtataaaacaacaaaattgacTTCAATTAGTGCATAAAATCTAACCACATTTCAAAtatgtacgaatatatatacatatatacgttagGAAAAGAGTGTAAATCACAAAACGATGCGGTTGTATGGGTGAATTAATAGACAAGTGAATTTGACTGCTTATTTGCCATATAAAGTCTTATTTCAAGTCCTCGATCTGACGACGCACGACATCGGTCGTTGCTGTCCGGTGCTGTGGATGCTAGGTGTCGCCATGTTGCGTTTAATTGTCATTACGTTTTATCAGTTCTCTTTCCTATGATATTCgctgatttttttcatataattttctaCGTAAGAGAATGAAAAGAAAAAGTGCTAAAAGtgggtgagcagataatttattaaatcataGGAGAAGTTTTCATacgtattaatattttcaaagtaattGCTGTTTGCAATTGAAAATGCGTTAACTGTATTAGCCTTAGTAGGCAATTCTATAAAGCAGCTGATATATGGTGTCCAATTACAAGGACGTTATACGTTTATTATAAACGGCATGGAAATAGACAAGCAGAATTTCATCCCCTACAAATTATATGTGTATCAAAGTTGGtggagaaaaatattaaaaattttgaaaaatatcttttacCAAAAGTATTCGTGTAATGTTATGGAAACTAGTGGACAGTTAGATATTTTGCATATCTGCGCTTATTTCCAAAGCAAAAAATCAACGCAGCCCGTTAAACCGCAACAAAAATGTTTGAGGTTATGGTCATTTTACGGCCACCACTTGTTTGCCATCACCTATTTGTCTTACGATTAGTATATGTCAGTTATAATAATCGCATACTGACAACTTTATCTTAGAAACATTGGTGCACAGTTCTTGTAATTTGTGTTACAatttaatgaattaaattttcgcAATTCCACGAAAAGATTTTGAAAGGTGTATAGTTTCTTATCTGCGATGCAATAgacatatttcacaaaaaaatataaatttttggttgTCTTATAGCTACATTCACCATACGATCGCATTTCCACCCACTATCATCAACCTTGTTATAGTTGTGAAGTCTCGTGAGTTGATTATGGTGTCTGCGTTTAAACACTCTTTATTACTTAGTACCGTCTATTCGTTCGTTATCTAGATGTGCTAATTGATTTACCCTTACACATTCTCttactttttaatttcttagcaaacatgtaaaatttcgtaTGTTATTAGGTGTGGGACAATACCACAAATAGAAAATGAAAGTActcaagtatattatattttggttcTCAATTTACAACTTACgagcaaaaatttatttaaaattgttcgcATTTGGTTATGTGAATTATGTGAattatgtttataatattttttaaccgtttcatatttatttattaaattatcgtATTTTGCAGCTAGCATCTTATAAAGCGGGCTAAGATCGTTGATTTCAACTCGCTGCCGGTACAAATGCTGGCATTTTCGGTGTAATTACCACACTGCCAAACGAGTTTGCAAGAAAACTTCTTATTCGTTTCGTTTATGGTCGTCAATGGTGCAATTTGATCTATATAGAAGACAATAGTTAATTATTTAGCGCGCAACGCTTCGTAACGGACGACGCGAAACTCCAAGAGGATTGCGCATACAATTCCCGTTCCGTGAGAAGAAGACTGCTTTGAATGGATCCTTTTGTCGGCTGGTTTCAAGAGGAACAGGAGGGTCCAGCATTACGCACATGGTGTAAAATTTGGGAGACCAATGCGCATGATATGAGCCAATTGTTGGAACAACAGAgccaacaattacaacaactgcAAAGCGTTGGCAACGGCAAATTGAACGGAACGTTAAGTGCACGCGATCGTGATTCATTACAATTGCTACTACAGCAAGTTGGCAACGGCGGCTTGCGCAAttccatatataataacaataacaacaacggtAGTAGCGGCACAAATAGTGGCAATACATCCAGCAACAATTCTATTGACTCGACGAGTAACAACGACTGTATCACACCGGCCACTACACCAGTCATAGGAGGCGGTGATAATAATAGCACGAAAATGCCGTCACACGATCGTCCAAGTTATTATAATCCATCGCGCAGGAAAATTGGGCGCATAGTAGACAATAAAGCGAGCACATTCAACGTCAACAAATATATGGGTAAATTGGTAATCAAGTACAAAGGCTGTCCTTGGCGTGTGCCGGGCTTCGAATATGGACGCGGAGTTATCGGTTTACATCAGGAAATTGAACAGTTTTACAATTACGTATTACCTACGCCCACCGAACATGCCATACGCAACGAAGTCGTACAGCGCATCGAGGCGGTGGTGCACTCAATATGGCCAAAAGCGATTGTAGAGATATTCGGTTCCTTTCGGACGGGTTTGTTTCTGCCCACATCGGATATTGATTTGGTTGTTTTAGGTGAGTGTAGCCTAACATtaagaaaactttaatttaGCTACAAAGAATATACGTttatttcgttgtttttttgttagaaaattgtaaaaatatttatactattaAAACAAATGTACCATAAATATCAGTAAGTACACATGTACATTTCTTCTCACAAACAGGGTTATGGGAAAAAGCGCCATTGCGCACGCTCGAAACAGAACTGATTGCCCGCGGCATTGCTGAGCCACATTCGGTGCGTGTACTCGACAAAGCCTCGGTACCCATCATCAAGCTCACAGACCGCGAAACACAAGTGAAAGTcgatatttcatttaatatgcaGTCCGGTGTGCAATCGGCCGaattaattaagaaatacaAACAGGAATTTCCACTGTTAGCGAAACTGGTGCTTGTATTAAAACAATTTCTGCTTCAACGTGATCTCAATGAAGTTTTTACCGGTGGCATTTCCTCCTATTCGCTGATATTGATGTGTATTAGCTTCCTACAATTACACCCGCTACAAATCGATCATGACAAAGCTAACTTGGGTGTGCTGTTGCTGGAATTTTTCGAACTTTACGGACGTAAGTTCAATTACATGAAGATCGGTATATCGATCAAAAATGGCGGCCGCTATATACCTAAGGAGGATCTCCAACGCGAAATGATCGACGGTCATCGTCCATCGTTGTTGTGCATTGAGGACCCGCTTACGCCAGGCAATGATATTGGTCGCAGTTCTTATGGTGCATTGCAGGTGAAACAAGCCTTCGAATATGCGTACATGCTGTTGGCTAATGCTGTGAGTCCACTCAACGAATTCGGTAGTAATTGCGCCGAACGCACCATACTAGGTAACTTCCATTGTACTAACGGCAACTACGTGAAGTCGCTATTTActtgtttcaataattttttcaattttctcatGCAGGGCGTATAATACGTGTTACCGATGATGTAATCGATTATCGTGAGTGGATACGTGAACATTTTGAGCATCTTGTGATCCCCCATACGCCCAATAGTGGCAGTGCCGTTAAGTTCATTCCGTCGATGCTACCACCTGGCGTTCTGACACCACCACTGCAGCATCAGCACATGCATCCACTGGCGCAGCAACAATTGTACCATCAACAACAGGCCGTGATGGCGCATCGGTTACGACGGAGTAGTGTCTCCTCGGGTGAGGACTCGGAGGATAGCAAAGAATGTGATGTAGACTCAACGTCATCTCCACCGGTAAGCAATCCACTTATTATAGCGCCGGCAACGTCTGCGGCGCCAACCGCCATGACCTCTTCCGCGAATATTCATACAATGTCTCGTATGGATACATGATGAATAGTTGCTGGTCtggtgcagcagcagcagttacaacaacaacagcagcagcaagaaATCCAagagcaacagcagcagtatCAACAAGCGTCATTGGTTAGCAATCACACTGTCGCCAGTGTAACCACAAACATCGCTGTCAACTCTCTAATCAACACCAGTACCAACGTTCAAGACAGTGGCAGTGTTGGTGGTGCTGGTGGTGTAAATGTGAGCGGCCATATCGCTGCTGTTGCTAGTCCACATAGTATTGGTGGTAATGGTGGTGGCGCTAGTAGTCAAATAAGTGTTCgtcaaaaattgttaattaagcCACCGCCAACAACGCTGCTGCCACTGCCGCTGCACCAGATCAATCAGCAACAACTTAGTCCACAACAACATCATCAACAACCACAATATGCACAGATTACGCAGCAAATAcaacatcagcagcagcagcagcagcaacatcaacaacaacaacaactgcaagcgAGTATACATATGCAGCAGctgtcacaacaacaacaacaacaacaagcgccaGCCTCCTCCCAATTGCAAGCACAGCCGCAGCTAACGCAACTGCCGatccagcaacagcaacagtttgtactacagcagcagcagcagcaacagcaacaacaacaaatgcacacACAATGTCCGCCTCCGCAAAAGCAGCAATCGCCGCCGcggcaacaaaagcaacactcACCGCcgcagcaacaaaagcaattatCCCCGCCCCGACAACAaacacagcaacagcaacaacagttgcacgcacagcagcagcaacagcaagcgCAGCAAAGATTTTCCGGCCCCACAAATCGCCGTCAATTCTATGTGCCACCGCCAATGCAGCAGCaatatcaacagcaacaacaacaaatatccaAATCGTCTTCTACCGAGTCGTATACGAATGCGACAAGTACGAGTGCTACTTCCAGCTATATtggcaacagcaataacaatggcaacaatagcaacaacaataataataataatcgatcACGTTACACACAACGTCcgtcacaacagcaacaacaacaacagcaagtgcGTCAACAACGTGTGCAACAGCCAGCGATGCGTCAACAACGTTACAACGCCAGAACTACATCACCCGCGTCAACAATATCATCCCGCCCATCAACAAATCCAATGCAACGTGCGACACTCACCTCTGCTTCGTCGACAATATCGATAATTTCCATATCGTCGGAGTCTTCAGTGGGTTCGACATCATCGACGAACAGTTCGGGGTCGGCGTCAGCGTCAACAAATACAAGAATAGGTGAGTCTCTAACGAGTTAAAAGTGTTCGTGTCGTGCTGGAGTCTAGTAGTTAATGCAGTTCGTTACACATTTTCCGTTATGTTATTTAAAGGTTAGGTaattttcggtttttgtttgctgtgaaaatatttttcgacgCATTTGCGATATTTATTTAATGCTATTCATTGTCGTTGTTGTGACAAGAATTTGAACAAATTGAATACACTTTGcttttgtgtatgtattttccGTTGTTGGAAAATCACCAAAGTTCTATTTCTTTTGCTAATCTAACTTGGTCTCACATAAATGACCTTGACTTGTCCTCTACCATATTACatcatatattttggttttcGGGTTGGACTTTGTAGCTGAtctaaatatctaaatattgCCAACTAGTTTGGTTTTGTAATTGTTGTAGTATCACGTGCGTGTTAATCGTGAATAACGAAGCAAACGATTgcattgtaaaatattgtaattatagttttaaaaattgcaatttaattttttcgcggcagttttataaattacagtgccatacaaactgaccgatcaaaatctagttcttgtatggaaagttttgtatttgttaacgGTACAGCTTCGGTataaccgaagttaaagttttttcttgttaattgtttgttttgtgTGCATTGACTTTCTGTCTACCAGCTAAcccataaaatgaaatattttcttctatttACTCTTTACTCATTTtgatcaaaacaaaaaaggtcAACAACGCAACCGCGATGGTAACGACAGAAGGACGAAGAAGCACCAATCGGGTAGCAGTAGATCTAGTACCAGCAAATAGACGTATCAACAGCAAGCAGACTGTATCGGTTATGTGCACATTACCGTTGGAGTTGCCAAAGCCATTAAAAGCAGCATCCAAATCTCCCAAACGACTGCCTTGCGCTCAAGTGACATGGGAAGCATTTCGAAAGCACAACGAAGAGTTTGCGCGCGCGCTCAGtttataacacacacacacagtcacaCACTTATTAAAGCGCATACACCATATTCTCTAGCACACTATTAGGCAACTAGGAAAAAATTAGTATGTACGAGTTTAGGTATCTTCATGTAGACCTACAACTGGGCCATACATAAACGGCGGGAGATGTGGCCAATAGTATGTAGACATGCAATATAATATTACTGTAGCGGCGCTTTGTTGAAAGGTACAGTTGTGTAGGGGAGGGGGCATCAAGAAACGATTTGTGCTTGCATTATTCTATATCTATAATTACTGGGCTGATATTAGTAGAAATAGTTGATAACCTGTGCCTATTTTAACGTAATAATTTAACAACTAAGCAAAAAATGCTAAATCATTCAACCATAACCTTAAATAATGTTTGTTGTGCgacacaacacacatacacacacacacacacagttacgACCGTTGTTGGATGACGCCACTGATTGaataataatgttatataatatgttttggGGTTGTAGTGCTGCCACACTATGCAAAGGGTATTAGAGTAGCGATAAATAAGatcggacagacgaacatgttGGACGTTGCTTCGAAAATGTCGCAAAGTCCACAGCAGCtatgtaaagaaaatatgtaGGAGACGCAGCGTGCTTAAGCAGAGCAGAAAAGTTGAAGTAGATTTTAAGAAAAGCTAAGCTATAAGGAAATATGTAAGCTACCaagcaacaaacacacacatacacacaaatcgAGGGAAAAATAGTAGGAAATAGTGAGTGGGCGTTAGAGCGATGAAAATCAttaaaagtcaaacttttaCCACATAGAATGCGCGaggcaaaaaagcaaaaaagaaacgGTTTGAAAGAAAGTTAAGTAGAAGTAGCAAGAATTGCAGAAGCAGCGTATGGAAATGGATACTATATGCTTGCTAGGAGAAAGTAATGCACACATGGattatgaacaaaaattaaaatgagaaagtagacccaaaaaaaaaaaaaaattataatattaaataatgcaaAGCCTATAccgttatttgtatttaattgcgTTGAATGAATGCCAACAGTTGCGATATAGTTAGAAAACGAATGCAgatttaaataatacatacatgtaactGCAATCAAATGCTTTCAGAAATTAGTATGTAAGTTAAGTTTTTCCCCAAATTCTTTGCGTATGTGAATTGCAGTAGAATCAAAGCGTAGAATGGCAGTATAGATATAGCAGCAGCAAAAAAGTTTCATGTGATATTAAACGAACAAAAACTAATGAttactatacacatacatacatacatacatacacacacacacacacacacacacacaaacaaacacgcagtgaagaaaaaagAATTGTAAAGAAAATTAGTGTAAAGAATGCTCAAACTTCAACTTTTCTTCAGTATGCTAGATGAGCTTAGAAAGATAATGCGAATGAtagcaaaacaagaaaattatgtacatacatatgtacaagtagcTTGGTAGTATGTGTGGCAAGctttaaaaagaatttaaattttaagccGTAGACAATACAGTTGTAAAATCGGGTTGGAAGCGTTTTTCAAGTGAAATTATCATTTTTTAATGCGAAATAGCGGCGTTACTTGCAATAGCCATGAATTAAATACTTTGTCTCATGcactaatacatttttttttatttttttttttattacaaattataattgtttttgaaaacagCTGAAAATTGGTTTTTGAAACCGCAAATGTAGTGCGAACGATAGCATAAAATTAGTGTGAAGTCTGATAATAACGGCGCGTAAGTAAGCTTGTAGAGCATGGTcagtatttgtaattttttttgaatttttccttaacattttttttcaaaaaccacTCGTAGTTTGAGTGTGGGTGCAATTtccattgaaaaaaaatatatttgcttgaaACTATAGCAATTTCAAATATGTAGAATTGGCGTATAATTTGTATAAATGCAGTATAATGCTTAAACTGAAACTCGCAACGAGTGTGTTAATTTGTGCGCAAAAATTATGCCGCTTCAAACATCATAAATAGAAAGGAATCTTAATTTTCAAATAGTTATCTACATATGTCACAAAAGTAAAATAAGaaactaaaaatacaaataaatggattccatttaatttttcatttttttataatctaattctgcattgttatttttcaatatacattTGTTATTCGTTAAAAGTCTTGAAA
The sequence above is drawn from the Bactrocera oleae isolate idBacOlea1 chromosome 5, idBacOlea1, whole genome shotgun sequence genome and encodes:
- the Trf4-1 gene encoding non-canonical poly(A) RNA polymerase protein Trf4-1, translating into MDPFVGWFQEEQEGPALRTWCKIWETNAHDMSQLLEQQSQQLQQLQSVGNGKLNGTLSARDRDSLQLLLQQVGNGGLRNSIYNNNNNNGSSGTNSGNTSSNNSIDSTSNNDCITPATTPVIGGGDNNSTKMPSHDRPSYYNPSRRKIGRIVDNKASTFNVNKYMGKLVIKYKGCPWRVPGFEYGRGVIGLHQEIEQFYNYVLPTPTEHAIRNEVVQRIEAVVHSIWPKAIVEIFGSFRTGLFLPTSDIDLVVLGLWEKAPLRTLETELIARGIAEPHSVRVLDKASVPIIKLTDRETQVKVDISFNMQSGVQSAELIKKYKQEFPLLAKLVLVLKQFLLQRDLNEVFTGGISSYSLILMCISFLQLHPLQIDHDKANLGVLLLEFFELYGRKFNYMKIGISIKNGGRYIPKEDLQREMIDGHRPSLLCIEDPLTPGNDIGRSSYGALQVKQAFEYAYMLLANAVSPLNEFGSNCAERTILGRIIRVTDDVIDYREWIREHFEHLVIPHTPNSGSAVKFIPSMLPPGVLTPPLQHQHMHPLAQQQLYHQQQAVMAHRLRRSSVSSGEDSEDSKECDVDSTSSPPITQQIQHQQQQQQQHQQQQQLQASIHMQQLSQQQQQQQAPASSQLQAQPQLTQLPIQQQQQFVLQQQQQQQQQQQMHTQCPPPQKQQSPPRQQKQHSPPQQQKQLSPPRQQTQQQQQQLHAQQQQQQAQQRFSGPTNRRQFYVPPPMQQQYQQQQQQISKSSSTESYTNATSTSATSSYIGNSNNNGNNSNNNNNNNRSRYTQRPSQQQQQQQQVRQQRVQQPAMRQQRYNARTTSPASTISSRPSTNPMQRATLTSASSTISIISISSESSVGSTSSTNSSGSASASTNTRIGQQRNRDGNDRRTKKHQSGSSRSSTSK
- the LOC138855605 gene encoding uncharacterized protein, which encodes MDDTELTRLAIAEIVREMGEVKEPAVQERKINPIAKANKRFLGRTLNSVLSHNKRKNDRTQENCRRKLKELDERREIINRMKSRSRSGSWELVLSSSSDEGNSKVVRKRKQHERKIRNKKHKKLKKRKHKTKKNRRVSSSSSSSSESSSESSSTTSRSSGRTKKSKLRKKSKSKKRKILQSEMNTNEYATEETYYEPDINAAIEFDAALMANNYRQHQIQQLLYYNALMAGHETTEIDALKEELRISDAEVSETRKENVSICSAVSSLNLNESDSDGSEMLQISLSSATSSNSENKGNTSIKNMKVKRKYTEERLSSDSSDAVIWELDSDSSNGDKISEIKGDLETKGGSENQTENDDCICITSESETTTDGDSEAESSTNENDIASANIIHNNVCHAAAETVTLLSSSDSEVEIITLNGADESAQKLDDSFMAAITPQSTDLTPASEQQTHLVLCVTETNGISIPKESLSTVIDDSVVTATYKTSNLSVDVNSLITTTECSPFLIKIGATESEMPICEVQQPLALMQETEKLEANESTTLTLVAPTNHIIEALCEPNLTDVTTAGTDVETTALKLNFDSLEADESTSTTFVAAAHPIIEVQCKSNSSDMTTVGTEVEATTLKTIYEQKNIISEAEISSKIGNVPLMESVDEVPPNLLPSSPTDPSVSSSPALSSLTPITTIDNTELDLGLIQNQSAIIASESVDEHISS